The window AAATACATGTATACTTGCTATTTatcaactaaaaattaaataaacaagtaaaaaaatatatctaggaAAAATTTCCCCAGAAGGCTTGAATTTCAACATAGATGAAACCTAAATCGTGATGTTACAATAACTGAAAACACAATCAGAAATACTAATGTGGCAAACCCACCAACACAATACTACTGTGTGCTAGGGCTAGAGTCAAAAGGAAGGGTCATCAgaatagaatttttctttttttattaacctTGGGGATTAGAAATCCATCTATCTGTATATTCAGATATCTGGAGGAGAATAAACCTGGGTGGAAAAATCTacataaacatttaaatagaaaggaagaaatggggGTAAAGCTAATGCAAATCTACACATGCaaagaatcataaagataaaACCCAAACTTTGTAAGACTGTTACTTGACTGTAACTGACAGTGATGTGTTTTCTTTGGAAATCTCTTCAAATGACCCAGGTACAAATGGATTTAGAGAACAAATATGGATATGTTGATTAGCTTGATTGTGGTGAATATTTCACAATGAACATAAGTTCTACAATCACATGCATGCAATTTTAATtgtcacatatatataaataaagctgcagaaaaaaacatttgtagAATCCTCGATTATGAAATTGAAAGTGTGGGGCTCTTTCAGGGATTAGAGGAGTGTGAACCAGCTCAGATGGTCACTAGGGTCGCATCTGGATGCCGAGAGGTTCATGAGGCCCACATTCTTGCTGTGGCTTTCACACTGAAGAATAAGTTCTGAGACAACACAGTCCTGGAGGGCCGGCTGTCAGGACCCAGGCTGCATTAACTGAGCTGGGTTTCTATATGCTGAGTCTTTCCAAATGCTTCTGAGCTACAAAGAGGACACTTGCTGATTCAGTTGGAAACAAAAAGTCCTTAATATGCATTTTAGTCATCAGGACGCAGGCTCAGCTCTTGGGCATCAGAAAAGTAAAACTACATCCATCTGGAGAGTATGGATTTGTGTGTCCCACCTGACAAGAAGAGCGCACCCAGTTGGGCGAGCATTCCTTATCTGCTGCTCTCCAGGTTAATTCCAATCCCAGGGTGCATCTGTCTCTGTTCTATGTTCTGAATCCTTTTTCCTCATTACTCACATGTTTGAATGAAAGGAGCAGGGTATCTTTTCATTCAGAGCTCAGGAAGAAACCAAAAGCTTCTCAACTACAATCTCTCTGAGGGTGGGTGGTTTATGTCCTGTTTTTCATTGAACAAAGCAATATGGATTTGGGAGCCTGGGGCAAACCAACTTCAGGGGTCTGGAAAAGGTCTCAGTGTTGATCTTCTCCCTGCTTAGGGGTCTCCCTGCTTTACCAGCGAGGGCTTTGTGTTGTGGGTGCTTGTCTTCTCACAAGAGAAGATTTTGACCAAGATACAAGAGTTGGTAACAGTATAACAAAGCTTATTAGAAAGGAAAGTAACAAAGCAAGGAGAGCATAGGTTGGCTCAGAGAGGAGACTGATGGCTCTGACTCCTTTGAGTCCCAGGTTTTAACTGGGGTTTAAGGAGACATTTCTGGGGAGTCCCACCTATGCACCACCTCTGAGCTCTGGATCAGACCTCTAAATCCCTACCATATGATTCTACTCATAAGTGTCTGAGCAAAGCCCAGGTTTGGAGAAGATTCACAGTCACAGTGAGAGTCTGTGACATGCTGAGGACCTAGATGCACCCTTGGGCCATCTTGGCCTGTGCACACAGGTCCTAACTGGACGAGCTACCCAGCCCTGGAGGGTGTTGGCTTCTGTAGTCTCCGGCCAGGGAGGTCTGTGTTATTATCCTGACCAATGCTCCTCCACCCTGAGAACAAGGCACCTTGGCACCGATTGCCAGACATCCCATTACCTTGCGTCAGAGCAGGATCAGAGTGAATTTATATGAACTATCTGACAATCAGAAACCAAAACCAAGCTGGGAGTTAGCAAGTGTGCCCTTTTGGATCAATCATCGCCGTCCATTTCTCTGGCACTCTGTCGATCTGCCACAGTCACCTGCTCTAATCACTTATCTCTGCTCCAGCCTCAGTGTAAGGGCAAATGGTGGGAGTTCCCCACCCAGCCTCTCACATGCTCTTCCAGGGTGGCAATACCCAGTGCCCAGGGTTCTCTGAAAAGCACGTGTACCTGCTCACATGGGCATTCACAAGGCCTGGCCTTGGGCCTCAGTGTTTCAGGAAGCTGCACTTATAATAGCGTTGAGCAAGAAAATGAAGACCTAACTGTGTAGTTCACCATCACAAGTGTAAACAGCAAACGTATAACACAACTGACGAGAATCAAACATAAGTCAGACTGCTTTCTAGTGATAAATTGATATTTGTTGTTAGCAAAGAAAATCTTTGATTGGGAACTCGGTATGCCTGTTGAACATTCTACGGAGAGCAGCATCAATCTCCCTGTTCCTCAGACTGTAGAGGATGGGGTTTGTGAAGGGGGGGACCATGGTGTAGAACATGGCTGTCAGCAGATTTTTAAGGGATCCTTCCATTGCCACGGGCCCTAAGACAGCCACTGACCCAGAAATCACAAACAGGAGGAGAATCGCCAGCTGTGGGACACAGGTGGATAAGGCTTTGCTGCGGGCTTCTGCCGAACAGATCTTGAGCACGGTTGAAAATATGTTGATATACGACATCAAGACGAAGGCGACACACACCACCACGAGGCCAGCACTTGCGGCAATGATGACGAACTCAGAAAACTGGACGTCGGGAGATGAGAGCCTCAAAATCTGAGGCATATCACAGAAATACTGGTGGATCAAGTTGGTCTTTGTAAAGGGAAGCCTGAACATGGAGCCCGTGTGGATGGCAGAGTAGACCAGCCCACAGGCCCAGGAGCCACCCGTGGCCTGAATGCACGTGCGTGGCGTGACCACCAGCCCGTAGTGCAGAGGGTGGCAGATGGCAACGTATCGGTCATAGGACATGACCACAAGGAGCGCAAACTCTACAGTGGCAAAAAGTATGTAAGAGAAGATCTGTGCAGCACATTCCTGCAGTGAGATGGTCCGATGGCCTGTCAAGGAATTAACAATGGATTTGGGAACAATTACCGAGATGCTGCCAAGGTCTAAGAGGGACAGATTGCTTATGAAGAAGTACATCGGAGCGTGAAGGCGTGTGTCTGTCACAATAAGAGCAACGGTGATAAGATTCCCCGTCAAGGCTCCCAGATAGATCACCAGGAACAGCAGACCTTGCAAAACCTGGAGCtcccaggagctggagacgcCCACCAGGAGGAAGTAGGTAAAGGAGGTGATGTTGTCCATGCCTGCTAGTGAGCTGTCCCCAGAGCCACAGGCCAAGGGGAGGATGCCACAGCTGAAGACACACAACCTAGGTGGGTGGAGTAAGACATTGAGGTCAGGTGAATGCTCTACTTCTGCCTGGATTTTCTTCCCTGAATCTACTGATACCCTACTCTTTCTAATCCTCTAATCCTAGGATGAGAGAACCAAGCACATGAAGTATTCAAAATGAAATCCAGTCCCATGCCCCTTCCACTTGT of the Ictidomys tridecemlineatus isolate mIctTri1 unplaced genomic scaffold, mIctTri1.hap1 Scaffold_562, whole genome shotgun sequence genome contains:
- the LOC144374043 gene encoding olfactory receptor 14I1-like, encoding MDNITSFTYFLLVGVSSSWELQVLQGLLFLVIYLGALTGNLITVALIVTDTRLHAPMYFFISNLSLLDLGSISVIVPKSIVNSLTGHRTISLQECAAQIFSYILFATVEFALLVVMSYDRYVAICHPLHYGLVVTPRTCIQATGGSWACGLVYSAIHTGSMFRLPFTKTNLIHQYFCDMPQILRLSSPDVQFSEFVIIAASAGLVVVCVAFVLMSYINIFSTVLKICSAEARSKALSTCVPQLAILLLFVISGSVAVLGPVAMEGSLKNLLTAMFYTMVPPFTNPILYSLRNREIDAALRRMFNRHTEFPIKDFLC